Proteins from a genomic interval of Caulobacter sp. SL161:
- a CDS encoding Crp/Fnr family transcriptional regulator, with translation MTVIPPSAQRVGTHTPNGGTPEDYRTNKLFRYMSRDEVDALGSRLEQLRFGKGEMIVQRRDQDEGIYLLLEGALLANQYARSGREVGYRRLSPGAYFGEISAIDGLPRSVNIVAVEDVRLVRLPPRLIRDLFETSPRFMRALLEDMATLTRSLTDRLFELTAVSVACRVDIELLRMASIASEDGRTAIIHPCPTHAELAVLVGSQREPVTRELNRLAGLKIARQTGRSLHVLDMDALAQEVERIGGEL, from the coding sequence ATGACTGTGATTCCTCCGTCGGCTCAGCGCGTCGGAACCCATACGCCGAACGGGGGGACGCCTGAAGACTATCGGACCAACAAGCTCTTTCGATACATGAGCCGCGACGAAGTCGATGCGCTGGGGTCGCGCCTCGAGCAGCTGCGGTTCGGCAAGGGCGAGATGATCGTCCAGCGCCGCGACCAGGATGAGGGGATCTATCTCCTCCTGGAGGGCGCGCTCCTGGCCAACCAGTACGCGCGTTCGGGCCGTGAAGTCGGCTATCGGCGACTGAGTCCCGGGGCCTATTTTGGCGAGATCTCAGCCATCGATGGCCTGCCCCGATCCGTCAATATCGTCGCCGTGGAGGACGTTCGCCTCGTGCGCCTGCCGCCGCGCCTGATCCGGGACTTGTTCGAGACCTCGCCACGCTTCATGCGCGCCTTGCTTGAGGACATGGCTACGCTGACCCGGTCCTTGACGGACCGCCTGTTCGAACTGACAGCGGTCTCGGTCGCCTGCCGCGTGGACATCGAACTGCTGCGCATGGCCTCCATCGCCAGCGAAGATGGACGGACGGCGATCATCCACCCCTGCCCCACGCACGCCGAGCTCGCCGTTCTCGTGGGCAGCCAACGCGAACCTGTGACCCGCGAACTCAATCGCCTGGCGGGCCTCAAGATCGCCCGCCAAACCGGCCGCTCGCTTCATGTCCTCGACATGGACGCGCTGGCCCAGGAGGTCGAGCGGATCGGCGGAGAGCTTTAA
- a CDS encoding TIR domain-containing protein — translation MNSRQRYKAFISYSHHDRKAAEWLHRSLESYRPPAGLRAGLGEASGNALKPIFRDRDELSAAADLSEAILDALDRSDTLIILCSSHAATSRWVDKEVAHFLALRGADHVISVIAPGAPEGLPLMELLPPALRAALPEGVEPLAVDLRQDADGRRLAKLKIAARLLGVSLDRLVQRDARRRLRLMTAVSGVALAITVGMGAMTVLTLKSRQIAREQRDETEALVAYMLGDLREQLEPVGRLDLLDGVSAKVLAYYAKAQSDQLDDKALAQRAKAQTLLGTIREQRGDLEGAQDAFAQAAATTHALVERSPNDGDRVFDEAQNVFWLAYMEWRRGEIAQAERGFKRYAELAQRLVVIDPNRADWRIEVAYAKNNLGTLLFEEGRAGEALASFRAAFNIFEAERLRAPTDKQRLMDSANARAWVADSLLLMAKPREAFAERKAAAELLAKGEAAFPTDQRLAAKSVATQLGLARLELDLGRVAEARSRSKVAMNRLRELAALDPTNTRWREYVLVGELDLIDFAIWSGQPVQARSLHAAALANLARTRKGQEGGSWRPDLDGRLARQAVVLALSVGDVATAKRAAESLVEALETSKGDRETAFGRTDLLGLAQLVDGKPSAAIKALSPRRNALPPASLDVLARAYAAVGERETAARIVRDLKQEGYAHPGFVAFWRESPAGGPPQSGVLK, via the coding sequence ATGAATAGCCGACAACGCTACAAGGCCTTTATCAGCTATAGTCATCACGACCGCAAAGCTGCGGAATGGCTTCATCGCTCCCTGGAGAGCTATCGGCCGCCCGCCGGTCTGCGGGCCGGGCTCGGCGAGGCGTCCGGGAATGCCCTTAAGCCGATCTTTCGGGACCGCGACGAGTTATCGGCGGCGGCCGATCTGAGCGAGGCGATCCTCGACGCCTTGGATCGTTCCGACACCCTCATCATCCTTTGCTCGTCCCACGCTGCGACTTCCCGTTGGGTGGACAAGGAAGTCGCGCATTTCCTGGCGCTGAGGGGCGCGGATCACGTGATCAGCGTCATCGCGCCCGGCGCGCCCGAAGGCCTTCCCCTGATGGAGCTCCTGCCCCCGGCGTTGCGAGCGGCGCTTCCCGAGGGCGTCGAACCGCTGGCCGTGGATCTGCGGCAGGACGCTGACGGCCGCAGGCTGGCGAAGTTGAAGATCGCCGCGCGGCTGTTGGGGGTCAGCCTTGATCGGCTGGTGCAGCGTGACGCGCGTCGGAGGCTACGTCTGATGACAGCGGTAAGCGGTGTTGCTTTGGCGATCACTGTCGGCATGGGGGCGATGACCGTCTTGACCTTGAAGTCGCGCCAGATCGCGCGTGAGCAACGCGACGAGACCGAGGCGCTTGTCGCCTACATGCTGGGAGACCTCCGTGAGCAATTGGAGCCCGTCGGTCGGCTCGACCTCCTCGACGGCGTGAGCGCCAAGGTTCTGGCGTACTACGCCAAGGCGCAAAGCGATCAGCTCGACGACAAGGCGCTGGCTCAGCGGGCCAAGGCGCAAACCCTCCTGGGCACGATCCGTGAGCAGCGCGGAGATCTGGAGGGCGCGCAGGACGCCTTCGCCCAGGCCGCCGCGACCACGCACGCCCTGGTGGAGCGGTCTCCCAATGATGGCGATCGGGTCTTTGACGAAGCCCAGAACGTTTTCTGGCTCGCCTATATGGAATGGCGTCGGGGCGAGATCGCGCAAGCCGAGCGTGGTTTCAAACGCTATGCCGAGCTTGCCCAGCGCCTCGTCGTGATCGATCCCAATCGCGCGGATTGGCGCATCGAGGTGGCCTACGCCAAAAACAACCTCGGCACGCTGCTCTTTGAAGAGGGACGCGCCGGTGAGGCGCTGGCGTCGTTCCGCGCTGCGTTCAACATCTTCGAGGCTGAGCGTCTCAGGGCTCCGACCGACAAGCAGCGACTGATGGACTCGGCGAACGCGCGGGCTTGGGTGGCCGACAGCCTTCTCCTGATGGCCAAGCCGCGCGAAGCGTTCGCCGAACGCAAGGCCGCAGCCGAGCTGCTGGCGAAGGGCGAGGCGGCCTTCCCGACAGACCAGAGACTGGCGGCCAAAAGCGTCGCCACGCAGCTGGGCCTGGCCCGGCTTGAACTCGACTTGGGTCGCGTCGCAGAGGCGCGGAGTCGGTCAAAGGTCGCGATGAACCGTTTGCGGGAGTTGGCGGCTCTGGACCCCACCAACACGCGCTGGCGGGAGTATGTTCTGGTCGGGGAGCTGGACCTTATCGACTTCGCGATCTGGTCTGGTCAACCGGTCCAGGCAAGGTCGCTGCATGCTGCGGCGCTCGCGAATCTGGCGCGAACCCGAAAAGGCCAGGAGGGTGGGAGCTGGCGTCCCGATCTTGACGGACGCTTGGCCCGCCAGGCGGTTGTTCTGGCCCTGAGCGTGGGTGATGTCGCGACCGCCAAAAGGGCGGCCGAGAGCCTTGTCGAGGCTTTGGAGACGTCGAAGGGGGACCGCGAGACAGCGTTTGGTCGCACTGATCTTCTCGGCTTGGCCCAATTGGTCGACGGAAAGCCCAGCGCAGCCATCAAGGCCCTTTCGCCACGCCGCAATGCGTTGCCGCCGGCTAGCCTGGATGTTCTGGCGCGCGCTTATGCGGCGGTCGGCGAACGGGAGACGGCCGCGCGGATTGTGCGCGACCTCAAACAAGAGGGATACGCGCATCCGGGATTTGTTGCGTTTTGGCGAGAGTCGCCCGCAGGTGGGCCCCCTCAATCGGGAGTGCTGAAATGA